A single Parabacteroides timonensis DNA region contains:
- a CDS encoding HU family DNA-binding protein has protein sequence MAVRYKLTKINDNITDKEQVKYSVTTVSYGNVNLDALANQMADMSTFNYGEVKGMIENLTRMIAFHLKDGYTVTIDGLGTFSITAQPNREVEVPSKVRAESIKLKSISFKPSPKLKEKLSDIEFTKLK, from the coding sequence ATGGCTGTAAGGTACAAACTCACGAAAATCAATGACAATATCACCGACAAAGAGCAGGTGAAGTACTCAGTAACCACCGTAAGTTACGGTAATGTAAATCTCGACGCCCTGGCCAATCAGATGGCCGATATGAGCACCTTCAACTACGGGGAGGTGAAAGGGATGATCGAAAACCTGACCCGTATGATCGCATTTCATCTGAAAGATGGCTACACCGTTACAATAGACGGTTTGGGCACGTTCAGTATCACCGCCCAACCGAACCGGGAGGTGGAAGTTCCTTCCAAGGTACGTGCCGAGTCCATCAAATTGAAAAGTATCAGCTTTAAACCCAGTCCGAAACTAAAAGAAAAGCTGAGCGATATAGAGTTTACGAAGCTGAAATAA
- a CDS encoding BT4734/BF3469 family protein has product MKVTQMKGDGKSLKNIELEAVMATMANEKYSREIVLLRESLKSIMPGRKNVHADKIPVLLFAAKFRKKENELYFSSYNGVVLVQVNNLADRREVEKIKKLASEAPQTLAAFAGSSGKSVKILVPFTLPDGSLPQTKELAELFHAAACRRAVNYYRGQLQCDILFENPSLEQGCRFSYDPELYYNPSAIPLTLEQPMQLSSEITYREAVEKNEDPLLRLMPGYERSHIISRLYNACVQDALDKTGGLDEGREVRPFLIRLAENCFHSGIPEEDAVRWTMIYQDLKFFEEEIRETIHTAYQLSRNFGKKFTVPQEQLMAVKTDEFMKRRYEFRRNMLTGEVEFRARGSYYIQFAPITDTVLNSIGLNAQAEGLALWDRDVKRYVYSDRAPVFHPLDDFLDHLPVWDGKDHIRALADTLPTANPDWRDLFYIWFLSMVMHWRRREHLHANSSLPLLVGPQGCGKSTWCRNLLPPSLRLYYTDSIDFGNKRNAELMLSRFALINIDEFDSVSSAYQSFLKHVLQKPVVNARQPYKRSVDALHRYASFIATCNNYDLLSDPTGSRRFICIEITGTIDHSFTVNYEQLYAQASAALASGERYWFTSEEEFSTTKNNEAFQQMPVEEQLLLQYFRPALPDEDCECLSPIEIVLYLQKMSGVKLGNKRLSYFGRLLQKNKYPSRRTRRGTCYSVVKIK; this is encoded by the coding sequence ATGAAAGTAACACAGATGAAAGGCGATGGTAAGTCGCTGAAAAATATAGAGTTGGAGGCTGTAATGGCAACGATGGCCAATGAAAAGTACAGCAGAGAAATAGTATTGTTGAGAGAGTCACTGAAAAGTATAATGCCTGGTCGTAAAAATGTCCATGCCGATAAGATCCCTGTTTTACTGTTTGCTGCTAAGTTCAGGAAAAAAGAGAATGAACTGTATTTCAGCTCGTACAATGGAGTCGTTTTGGTACAGGTCAATAACCTGGCAGATCGTAGGGAAGTGGAAAAAATAAAGAAATTAGCTTCGGAAGCTCCGCAGACACTGGCGGCTTTTGCCGGATCGAGTGGCAAAAGTGTGAAAATACTGGTTCCGTTTACCCTGCCGGATGGTTCTTTGCCACAAACGAAAGAGTTGGCAGAATTGTTTCATGCGGCAGCCTGCCGGCGTGCGGTGAATTATTACCGTGGCCAGTTGCAATGTGATATCCTGTTTGAAAATCCGTCTTTGGAGCAAGGGTGCAGGTTCTCGTATGATCCGGAACTTTATTATAATCCTTCGGCTATCCCATTGACATTGGAACAACCGATGCAATTGTCTTCTGAAATTACTTACAGGGAGGCGGTTGAGAAAAATGAAGACCCGTTACTGCGATTGATGCCCGGTTATGAGCGTAGCCATATTATTTCCCGTTTGTATAATGCCTGTGTACAGGATGCATTGGACAAGACCGGAGGGCTGGACGAAGGGAGGGAGGTAAGGCCTTTTCTGATCCGGTTGGCTGAAAACTGTTTCCATTCGGGTATTCCGGAAGAAGATGCTGTCCGCTGGACGATGATATACCAGGATCTGAAGTTTTTTGAAGAGGAAATAAGGGAAACGATACATACGGCTTATCAATTATCCAGGAATTTCGGGAAGAAGTTTACTGTACCCCAGGAGCAATTGATGGCTGTTAAAACGGATGAGTTTATGAAGCGTCGGTATGAATTCCGGCGTAATATGCTGACCGGGGAGGTCGAGTTTCGTGCCCGCGGATCTTATTATATTCAGTTTGCTCCGATAACAGATACCGTATTGAATAGTATCGGGCTGAATGCACAGGCCGAAGGGTTGGCATTGTGGGACAGGGATGTGAAACGATATGTTTATTCGGATCGCGCACCGGTCTTTCATCCATTGGATGACTTTCTGGATCATTTGCCTGTCTGGGACGGAAAGGATCATATTCGTGCTTTGGCAGATACATTGCCGACTGCTAATCCGGATTGGCGCGATCTGTTTTATATTTGGTTTCTGAGTATGGTTATGCATTGGCGCAGGCGCGAACATCTGCATGCGAACAGTTCGTTGCCATTGCTGGTAGGACCGCAGGGATGCGGCAAGTCTACCTGGTGCCGGAATTTGTTGCCTCCTTCCCTGCGTCTATATTATACCGATAGTATTGATTTCGGGAACAAGCGAAATGCGGAGTTGATGTTAAGTCGTTTTGCCCTGATTAATATCGACGAGTTCGACTCGGTCAGTTCCGCTTATCAAAGTTTTTTGAAGCATGTCCTTCAAAAGCCGGTAGTCAATGCCCGTCAGCCTTATAAGCGGAGTGTCGATGCGCTGCATCGCTATGCTTCTTTCATTGCGACCTGCAATAATTACGATTTATTGTCCGACCCGACCGGAAGCCGCCGTTTTATTTGTATTGAAATAACAGGTACGATCGATCATTCGTTTACGGTAAATTACGAGCAATTGTATGCACAGGCATCAGCCGCTTTGGCTTCCGGCGAGCGTTACTGGTTTACTTCCGAAGAAGAGTTTTCGACGACAAAGAATAATGAGGCTTTTCAGCAAATGCCTGTTGAAGAACAATTGCTTTTGCAATATTTCCGTCCCGCTTTGCCGGATGAAGATTGTGAATGTTTATCTCCGATTGAAATAGTCCTTTATCTGCAAAAGATGAGCGGTGTGAAGTTGGGAAATAAACGGTTGTCTTATTTCGGTCGCTTGTTGCAGAAAAACAAGTATCCTTCCCGGCGTACCCGACGCGGTACTTGCTATTCTGTCGTAAAAATAAAGTAA
- a CDS encoding acyl-CoA dehydrogenase family protein, with protein sequence MANFYLDNPSMKHHLHHPLMQRIVELKERGYADKDKYDYAPQDFEDAMDSYEKVLEIVGEICGEIIAPNAEGVDHEGPSVANGRVTYAKGTQENLDAVRKAGLMGIAMPRRYDGLNFPIVPYIMAADMVSRADAGFENLWGLQDCAETLYEFGNDDQRQRYIPRVCAGETMSMDLTEPDAGSDLQSVMLKATYCEKDDCWYLNGVKRFITNGDADIHLVLARSEEGTRDGRGLSMFIYDKRNGGVNVRRIENKMGIKGSPTCELVFKNAKAELCGDRKLGLIKYVMALMNGARLGIMAQAVGLSEAAYREGYTYATERKQFGKAIIEFPAVYEMVALMRAKADASRSMLYETARFVDVYKALDDISKERKLTPEERQEMKKYSKLADAYTPMGKGMTTEYANQNAYDAIQIHGGSGFMKDYACERIYRDARITNIYEGTTQLQVVAAIRHVTTGTYLAQIREYEAIEYKPELEGLKNKLKAMTDKYEKVVAAVTETKDNEYIDFQARRMVEAAAHCVFGYLLLQDANKNDSYRRSAEVYINYGQAEVDKIESFINNFNREDLAYYRQA encoded by the coding sequence ATGGCTAACTTTTATTTAGATAATCCCAGCATGAAACATCACCTGCATCACCCGTTGATGCAGCGGATCGTAGAGCTGAAAGAACGCGGCTATGCCGACAAGGATAAATATGACTATGCTCCTCAGGATTTCGAAGATGCAATGGACAGCTACGAAAAGGTACTGGAAATTGTAGGTGAAATCTGTGGTGAGATCATCGCTCCCAATGCAGAGGGCGTAGACCATGAAGGCCCGTCTGTTGCCAACGGACGTGTGACGTATGCCAAAGGTACTCAGGAAAACCTGGATGCCGTACGCAAAGCCGGCCTGATGGGTATTGCAATGCCCCGCCGTTACGACGGCCTGAACTTCCCGATCGTTCCTTACATCATGGCAGCCGATATGGTATCGCGTGCCGATGCAGGTTTTGAAAACCTTTGGGGATTGCAGGACTGTGCGGAAACATTATATGAATTCGGTAACGACGACCAGCGTCAGCGTTATATCCCGCGTGTTTGTGCCGGAGAAACGATGTCGATGGACTTGACCGAACCGGATGCCGGTTCCGACCTGCAGTCTGTTATGCTGAAAGCTACTTACTGCGAAAAGGACGATTGCTGGTATCTGAACGGCGTAAAACGTTTCATTACCAACGGTGATGCCGATATTCACCTGGTACTGGCACGTTCCGAAGAAGGCACACGCGACGGTCGTGGTTTGTCCATGTTCATCTACGACAAACGTAACGGTGGTGTGAATGTTCGCCGTATCGAGAACAAGATGGGTATCAAAGGATCCCCTACTTGCGAATTGGTATTCAAGAATGCCAAAGCCGAACTTTGCGGTGACCGCAAACTAGGTTTGATCAAATATGTAATGGCATTGATGAACGGTGCCCGCCTGGGTATCATGGCACAGGCAGTAGGTTTGAGCGAAGCGGCTTACCGCGAAGGTTACACCTATGCAACGGAACGTAAACAGTTCGGCAAAGCGATCATCGAATTCCCGGCTGTATATGAAATGGTAGCCCTGATGCGTGCCAAAGCGGATGCTTCCCGTTCCATGCTTTACGAAACTGCTCGTTTCGTAGACGTTTATAAGGCGTTGGACGATATATCCAAAGAACGTAAGCTAACTCCGGAAGAACGTCAGGAAATGAAGAAATACAGCAAACTGGCTGATGCATATACCCCGATGGGTAAAGGTATGACCACCGAATATGCCAACCAAAATGCGTATGACGCAATCCAGATCCATGGTGGTTCAGGTTTCATGAAAGACTATGCCTGTGAACGTATCTACCGTGATGCCCGTATCACAAACATCTACGAAGGAACTACCCAGTTGCAGGTGGTTGCAGCGATCCGCCACGTCACCACAGGTACTTACCTGGCTCAGATCCGTGAATACGAAGCCATCGAATACAAACCGGAACTGGAAGGTCTGAAGAACAAGCTGAAAGCAATGACCGACAAGTACGAAAAAGTAGTTGCCGCGGTTACAGAAACCAAAGACAACGAATACATCGACTTCCAGGCACGCCGTATGGTAGAAGCTGCCGCTCATTGTGTCTTCGGTTACCTGTTACTTCAGGATGCCAACAAAAACGACAGTTACCGCCGTTCAGCCGAAGTATATATCAACTACGGCCAGGCAGAAGTTGACAAGATCGAATCTTTCATCAACAACTTCAACCGCGAAGATCTGGCGTATTACAGACAAGCATAA
- a CDS encoding MATE family efflux transporter, whose amino-acid sequence MNKKILQLAIPSIVSNITVPLLGLIDVAIVGHLGSASYIGAIAVGGMLFNIIYWLFGFLRMGTSGMTSQAFGKRDLNEVTRVLLRAVGVGLFIALCLLLLQYPIRKVAFLLIDATAEVRELATVYFSICVWGAPAVLGLYGFAGWFIGMQNSRFPMFIAITQNIVNIVASLAFVYLLDMKIEGVALGTLIAQYAGLFMALLLWLRYYGRLKIPFRWREILGWTAMHRFFQVNSDIFFRTLCLVAVTTFFTSTGARQGDVVLAVNTLLMQLFTLFSYIMDGFAYAGEAMTGRYVGAQNRNGLQRMIRLLFRWGWGLSLSFTILYMIGGQGFLGLLTNDTTVIEAAGTYYYWVLAIPLAGFAAFLWDGILIGATATRLMLYSMLVASGTFFVVYYLFYGIMGNHALWMAFLIYLSLRGIMQWGLWHRRSFASI is encoded by the coding sequence ATGAATAAAAAGATACTTCAACTGGCAATTCCCTCTATTGTCTCAAATATAACCGTTCCTCTATTGGGACTGATCGATGTCGCCATTGTGGGACACTTGGGATCGGCTTCCTATATCGGAGCGATCGCAGTGGGAGGGATGCTGTTTAATATAATCTATTGGTTGTTTGGTTTCCTACGGATGGGGACGAGTGGGATGACTTCGCAGGCTTTTGGTAAACGTGATCTGAACGAGGTGACCCGTGTTTTGTTGAGGGCAGTGGGAGTAGGGCTTTTTATAGCTTTATGCCTGTTACTGCTTCAGTATCCGATTCGGAAAGTCGCTTTTCTTTTGATAGATGCTACTGCCGAGGTTCGCGAGTTGGCTACGGTTTATTTTAGTATCTGTGTATGGGGAGCACCCGCTGTACTGGGGTTGTATGGTTTTGCCGGGTGGTTTATCGGCATGCAGAATTCCCGTTTCCCGATGTTTATAGCGATTACACAAAATATAGTGAATATCGTCGCAAGCCTGGCTTTTGTCTATCTGTTGGATATGAAGATCGAGGGTGTGGCATTGGGTACGCTGATTGCCCAATACGCCGGACTTTTTATGGCTTTACTGCTTTGGCTACGTTATTACGGAAGATTGAAAATTCCTTTTCGCTGGCGGGAGATTTTGGGCTGGACAGCTATGCATCGTTTCTTTCAGGTAAATAGCGATATCTTTTTCCGTACGTTGTGCCTGGTGGCTGTCACAACCTTTTTCACATCGACAGGGGCGCGGCAGGGGGATGTCGTATTGGCTGTCAATACCTTATTAATGCAGTTGTTCACCTTGTTTTCTTATATCATGGATGGCTTTGCCTATGCCGGCGAAGCGATGACAGGGCGTTATGTCGGTGCACAGAACCGGAATGGATTACAAAGGATGATCCGGCTATTATTCCGTTGGGGCTGGGGGTTATCATTATCCTTTACAATTCTGTATATGATAGGCGGTCAAGGCTTTCTGGGCTTATTGACCAACGACACGACAGTCATAGAGGCTGCCGGAACTTATTATTACTGGGTGCTGGCTATCCCATTGGCCGGTTTTGCCGCTTTCCTTTGGGATGGCATCCTGATCGGGGCTACAGCTACCCGCCTGATGCTTTATTCGATGCTGGTCGCTTCAGGTACATTCTTCGTTGTCTATTATCTGTTTTACGGAATAATGGGAAACCATGCATTATGGATGGCGTTTTTGATTTATTTATCGTTACGAGGAATTATGCAATGGGGATTGTGGCATCGCCGCTCTTTTGCCTCTATCTGA
- a CDS encoding RagB/SusD family nutrient uptake outer membrane protein, protein MKRLSIYLLAGVALFSTSCSDFLDTAPHDALSPSTTWQTEEDAESFVVGCYNGLWDAGSLLYLDCGSDIGYNNFSWEGWRPWGDGSLSSGNPGASFYDFTIIRRCNTVLENIDNVEFKSEATKNDLIAQAKAIRAYKYFLLNWWYGGVPIIDSYLTAEEAQVPRNTEEEVRAQIAQDLEDALAGISETPAARGRIAKGGVLAIKMREALYYGEWQKAKEAAQAIIDLKQYELDADYENLFRLTGVDSKEVIIADQRIPNTFGLGTIGQMYNNKDGGWSSIVPTQNLVDMYEMTDGKTKEESSLYDAAHPFANRDPRMDMTILYPGQDWKGEVLNTLDELESDGKTKNINYPTYTDNASKTSLTWAKYLDPFEQYPNIWSTGTCVIVFRYAEVLLTYAEAANELDGPSDQVYSYLDQIRSRAGMPAVDRAKYSTKESLRELIRRERCIELAGEGVRRADILRWKDTNGKMLAETLLNGPLNRITGTINYSETDPYKRAVINGEALIENRQFAVKNRYLPIPQTSRDKNPNLAQNPGY, encoded by the coding sequence ATGAAACGATTATCTATATATTTATTGGCAGGAGTAGCGCTTTTCTCTACTTCTTGCTCTGACTTTTTAGATACAGCACCACATGATGCATTGTCGCCTTCTACCACTTGGCAGACAGAAGAAGATGCAGAGAGTTTTGTGGTTGGATGTTATAACGGGCTGTGGGATGCAGGATCGTTGTTATATCTCGACTGTGGTTCTGATATTGGCTATAACAACTTCTCGTGGGAAGGATGGCGTCCTTGGGGAGACGGCTCTTTGTCCAGCGGTAATCCGGGTGCTTCGTTCTATGACTTTACTATTATCCGTCGTTGTAATACGGTCTTGGAGAATATCGATAATGTAGAATTTAAGTCGGAAGCAACAAAGAACGACTTGATTGCACAGGCAAAGGCGATCCGTGCTTACAAGTATTTCTTGTTGAACTGGTGGTATGGTGGTGTGCCCATCATCGATTCTTATCTGACAGCTGAAGAAGCACAGGTGCCTCGTAATACGGAAGAAGAAGTACGTGCCCAGATTGCTCAAGATTTGGAAGATGCTTTGGCCGGTATCAGCGAAACGCCTGCTGCACGCGGACGTATTGCCAAGGGCGGTGTCTTGGCTATCAAGATGCGCGAAGCCCTTTATTATGGCGAATGGCAGAAAGCCAAGGAAGCTGCACAGGCTATCATCGACCTGAAGCAATATGAACTGGATGCGGATTATGAAAATCTGTTTAGATTGACAGGTGTCGATTCGAAAGAGGTTATCATTGCTGACCAACGCATTCCGAATACATTCGGTTTGGGTACAATTGGTCAGATGTATAACAATAAGGATGGTGGCTGGTCGTCTATCGTTCCGACACAGAATTTGGTAGATATGTATGAAATGACAGACGGAAAGACAAAAGAAGAGTCTAGTTTGTATGACGCAGCTCATCCGTTTGCCAATCGTGACCCGCGTATGGATATGACAATCTTGTATCCGGGACAGGACTGGAAAGGTGAAGTCTTGAATACATTGGATGAATTAGAATCTGATGGCAAGACGAAGAACATCAACTATCCAACTTATACAGATAATGCTTCTAAGACATCTTTGACTTGGGCTAAATACTTGGATCCGTTTGAACAATATCCTAATATTTGGAGCACCGGAACTTGTGTAATCGTGTTCCGTTATGCTGAAGTATTGCTTACGTATGCCGAAGCAGCCAACGAATTGGACGGTCCTTCCGATCAGGTGTATAGCTACCTGGATCAGATCCGTAGCCGTGCAGGCATGCCGGCAGTAGACCGTGCTAAATATAGTACAAAAGAAAGCCTGCGTGAACTGATTCGTCGCGAACGTTGTATTGAGTTGGCTGGTGAAGGTGTGCGTCGTGCTGATATTCTGCGTTGGAAAGATACCAACGGTAAGATGTTGGCTGAAACATTGCTGAACGGTCCGTTGAACCGCATTACCGGTACAATCAATTACAGCGAAACTGATCCTTACAAGCGTGCCGTTATCAATGGTGAAGCGCTTATCGAAAACCGTCAGTTCGCCGTGAAGAACCGCTATCTGCCGATTCCGCAGACCAGTAGAGACAAGAATCCGAATCTGGCACAGAATCCGGGTTATTAA
- a CDS encoding electron transfer flavoprotein subunit alpha/FixB family protein, producing the protein MNNVFVYCEIEGTTIADVSLELLTKGRKLANQLGCQLEAVVAGSGLEGVESQVLPYGVDKVHVFDAPGLFPYTSLPHSSVLINLFKEEKPQICLMGATVIGRDLGPRVSSALTSGLTADCTSLEIGPHEDKRAGITYENLLYQIRPAFGGNIVATIINPEHRPQMATVREGVMKKEILDANYKGEVVKHDVAKYVSDADYVVKVIDRHVEKAKHNLKGAPIVVAGGYGVGSKENFNLLFELAKELHAEVGASRAAVDAGFCDHDRQIGQTGLTVRPKLYIACGISGQIQHIAGMQDAGIIISINNDENAPINTIADYVINGPVEEVIPKMIKYYKQNSK; encoded by the coding sequence ATGAATAACGTATTTGTATATTGTGAGATTGAAGGCACAACCATTGCCGATGTAAGTCTCGAACTTCTGACCAAAGGTCGTAAGTTAGCGAATCAGTTAGGTTGCCAGCTGGAAGCAGTTGTTGCCGGTAGCGGCCTCGAAGGTGTAGAAAGCCAGGTACTGCCTTACGGTGTCGACAAAGTACATGTGTTCGATGCTCCGGGCCTGTTCCCCTACACTTCATTACCCCACTCTTCTGTCCTGATCAACCTGTTCAAGGAAGAAAAACCTCAGATCTGCCTGATGGGTGCTACCGTTATCGGTCGCGACCTGGGTCCTCGTGTATCTTCTGCACTGACCAGCGGCCTGACTGCAGACTGTACTTCATTGGAGATCGGTCCTCACGAAGATAAACGGGCAGGTATCACGTATGAAAACCTGTTGTATCAGATCCGTCCAGCTTTCGGTGGTAACATCGTGGCAACCATCATCAACCCGGAACACCGTCCTCAGATGGCTACCGTTCGCGAAGGTGTGATGAAGAAAGAGATCCTGGATGCCAATTATAAAGGCGAAGTGGTAAAACACGACGTAGCAAAATATGTATCCGATGCTGATTATGTAGTAAAAGTAATCGACCGTCACGTTGAAAAAGCGAAACACAACCTGAAAGGTGCTCCTATCGTAGTTGCCGGAGGTTATGGCGTAGGGTCGAAAGAAAACTTCAACCTGCTGTTCGAATTAGCTAAAGAACTTCATGCAGAAGTAGGTGCCAGCCGTGCTGCTGTCGACGCCGGTTTCTGTGACCACGACCGCCAGATCGGACAGACCGGTCTGACCGTTCGCCCGAAACTCTATATCGCCTGCGGTATTTCCGGACAGATCCAGCACATTGCCGGTATGCAGGACGCAGGTATTATCATCTCTATCAACAACGACGAGAACGCTCCGATCAACACCATCGCTGACTATGTGATCAACGGTCCGGTTGAAGAAGTGATCCCGAAGATGATCAAGTATTACAAACAGAACAGTAAATAA